CGCCACGAAACGTGGATGAAGTAACGGCCACCGCGTGGAGTGGCATTGCCGCTTTGATCCGTACGTGCATCGATGATGGATCGTTCGGCGCACGGTACCCAGAGATTTGTCCAGATGGAGCGGACCCGTGCGGAACAAATCAGCGTTCATTTTGGGAAGCGATGAGGGCCGAGATTCCCAAACTGCCCGATATGCCGTCGACAATCTTGAACGATGATGTTCTACCCTCGTCTCTCGTCATAATGGATATGATTGAGTTCTGCTGGCGGGCGGTCGGAAGACCAATCCGGGGTGTATATCATGGGTACTCGCGGCATCACCACCTCAGCTTCGACGAAGACGCCGGCAAGAGGGAGTTCGGTGATGTCATCAATCGCATCTTCCGTCGCAACGGATTGGCCTTCGAGTTGACGGATGGTGGAATGGTTCGAAGGCTGGCTCCGGCGGTCTTGCGCGAAGCACTCGGACAAACTGTGTTCCATACGGAAGACCTAGGCTTGAACCAGATTCTCGAAACCGCCCGGACAAAGTTTTTCGATCCCGATGAGTCGGTGCGCCGCGAGGCATTGGAAAAACTTTGGGATGCCTGGGAACGGATTAAAAGCCTTGAACCGGGCGCAAATAAAGCCGTTCAGTCGGCGGCGCTTCTCGATCGAACCGCAAATTCGAGCGCACCGAAATTCCGAGAATTGTTGGAAGAAGAAGCCAAAACGTTGACGAACATCGGTAACACTTTTCATATTCGGCATACCGAAACCCATCAAGAACGCCTGGGTGGCTCAAACGAGATCGATTATCTTTTTCATCGCCTATTCGCCTTTATTCGGTTGATCCTCCGCACCACGGGAAGGGGCGGTTGATATCGAAGGCGAAAAGCCGGGTCTTGACCATGCCCAATCGCAACGCCCGTGTCCTTCGCAAGACCATGACCGACGCCGAACGCCGACTTTGGTCGATTTTGCGCGGGCGGCGGCTGGCCGGCTATAAATTCCGCCGCCAGCATCCGGTTAATCCCTACATTCTCGATTTTGCTTGCGTCGAATGCCGCCTCGCGGTCGAAGCCGATGGCGGACAACACGCGGGCAACGAGGCCGACCGGCGGCGTGTGGCCCTGCTCCGCGCCCGGGGATGGCGCGTATTGCGCCTTTGGAACAACGATATTCTTGCTAACATCGACGGTGTCGTCGGAATCATTTTGCGAACACTCGAATCAACCAAGACGCCCAGAATACCGAAACCCTCACCCTCCCGGCCCTGACGGGCCGGGTCCTTCCCTCTCCCGCTATCGCGGGAGAGGGCTTTCTTTTGTCGTTTTTCGGGCTTTTGCGCGCGCCTCGCCGGTTCGTGTCTGGTCTGCCAAGAATAAATCGCCTTAAACTTCGCCGACGCCGCGCCCCCGCGCCGACCCGCGACCGACCCCCCGCCCCCGATGACCGCCCGATGACCGATCAGCCCGTCCCGCCCGATTCCCCGCCGCCCCGGTTTTCCCCCAAATTTTCGGTGACCCGGCTGCTGCCGATCGGCGCTTTGCTCGGCGGGCTTGCGCTCTTTTTCCTGCTCGGGCTCGACCGCTACGTGTCGTTCAAAGTCCTCGGCGCGCATTTTGCCGATCTGAAAAACTGGGTCGAGGCGCACGGCGCGTTCGCGCTGGCGGCGTTCGGCGCGGTCTACGCGGCGATGGTCGCGTTCTCGATTCCGGGCGCGCTGGTGCTGACGCTGGCCGGTGCGATGCTGTTCGGCGCGGCGGCGAACGCCGCCGTCGTCATCATCGCCGCAACGGTGGGCGCCTGCGCCGTCTTTCTCGCCGCCCGGTTCGGCCTGGGCGAGCCGCTCCGCGCGCGCGCCGGCCCGTTCCTCAAGAAAATGGAGGCGGGATTCCGCGCCAACGCCTTCAGCTATATGTTGGTGCTGCGCTTGGTGCCGTTGTTTCCCTTTTGGCTGGTCAATTTGGCCCCGGCGTTTCTCGGCGTCGGCTTGCCGACGTTTGCCGTCGCCACCGCGATCGGCATCGCGCCCGGCACCGTCGTTTTCAGCGTCATCGGCGAAGGCCTCGGCGGCGTGGTCGCGGCCGGCGGCGACATCGATCCCGGAAAAATATTGACCCCGACCATGATCGCGGCCTTGATCGCGCTGGCGGCGCTTGCGCTCGTCCCGGTCGCGTTCAAGCGCTGGCAGGCGAAACGCGCCGAAAGGTCGATGAGCGGCACAATGGGCGGTGGAACATGAGCGAAATCCTGACTCCGGACCTGTGCGTGATCGGCGCCGGATCGGGCGGCTTGTCGGTCGCGGCCGGGGCGTCGCAAATGGGCGCCTCGGTCGTTCTGATCGAGCGCGCGCGCATGGGCGGCGACTGTCTCAATTACGGCTGCGTGCCGTCGAAATCGCTGATCGCGGCGGCGCATGCCGCCCACGTCGCGCGCGCCGCGGAGCGTTTCGGCGTGCGCGCCGGCCCCCTCGCGATCGACGGAGCGGCGGTGTTCAAGCGCGTCCACGACGTGATCGCGGCCATCGCGCCGACCGATTCGGTCGAGCGGTTCGAAGGCCTCGGCGTCAAGGTGATCAAGGCGCACGCGCGCTTCACCGGGCCTAATCGCGTGCGGGCCGACGACGTCGAAATCCGCGCGCGGCGCTTCGTCGTCGCCACCGGGTCGAGCCCGATGGTTCCGCCGATCCCCGGCCTCGACCGGGTTCCGCATCTCACCAACGAATCGGTGTTCGATCTCGACGCCGTGCCCGAGCGCCTGATCGTGCTCGGCGGCGGGCCGATCGGCATCGAGCTGGCGCAAGCCTTCCGCCGCCTCGGCGCGCGCGTCGCGGTGATCGAAATGCAGACGATTCTCGGGCGCGACGACCCGGAACTGGCCGACGTCGTTCGCCGCCAATTGGCGCGCGAGGGCGTCGAGCTGTTCGAAAAAGCCCCCGCCGAGAGCGTCGAGCGGACGACGCATAACGGGGGGGACGGCATCGCCGTCGCCGTCGGCGGCGAAACCCCGACCCGCGTCGAAGGCACGCACCTTCTGGTCGCGGTCGGACGCCGGCCCAACGTCAAGGATCTGGGGTTGGACCTCGCCGGCGTTTCGGTCGAACCCAAGGGCATCGTCGTCGACGCCCGGCTCCGCACCACCAACCGGCGCGTGTTCGCCATCGGCGACGCCGCCGGCGGATTGCAGTTTACCCACGTCGCCGGTTTTCACGCCGGCATCGTGCTGCGCAACATCCTGTTCCGGCTCCCGGCGCGCGCCGACCGCGCCGCCATCCCGCGCGTCACCTATACCGACCCCGAACTGGCTCAGGTCGGCCTCACCGAAGCCGAGGCCATGGCCCGGCACGACGGAGTCCGGATTTTGCGTTGGTCGATGCACGACAACGACCGCGCCCAGGCCGAGGGCGCGACCGAGGGACTGGTCAAGGCCGTGATCGGGCGGCGCGGCAGGATTCTCGGCGCCGGCATCGCGGCCGCCCACGCGGGCGAATTGATCCAGCCATGGACGCTGGCGATCGCCAACGGTCTTCGGATCGGGGCCATGGCCTCGGTCGTCGCGCCCTATCCGACGCTCGGCGAAGCGTCGAAGCGCGCCGCCGGCAGCTATTACACGCCGACGCTTTTCGGCGACCGTACCAAGGCGATCGTGCGCCTGCTCGCGCGATTGGGATGAGCGCGCGTCATGCCGATAGGCATGCATTAGCATGACGATCCGCCCGCGCGCCCGATTCGGGTTGTCGGTCCGCTTGCTCGGACTCACCGTCGTGTTCGTGATGGTGGCGGAAGTGCTGATCTGGGCGCCGTCGATTTCCAATTTCCGCAAGACCTGGCTTGAGGAGCGCATCACCCGCGCCTATCTCGCCACCATCGCCTATGCCGCGCTGCCCGACGACGCGCCATTGCGCGCGCTCGGCCAGCAGCTGCTGCTCAATACCGGGCTGCACGGCATCGGATTGACGCGCGACGGGCATCGTTCGCTGATGGTGATGGACGACATGCCGCCGGGCATCGATCTGGTCGTCGATCTGCGCCAGCGCATGTTCGTCCGATGGATCGGCGAGGCGCTCGAGGCGCTCTGGGGCGACGGCAAGCGGGTGCTGCGCGTCATCGGCCACCCCGAGGGCGCGCCGGACGCGCTGATCGAAATCGTGCTCGACGAGGGACCGCTGCGCGCCGCCATGCTGGCGTTTTCGTGGCGCATCCTCACCCTTTCCATCGCCATTTCGCTGTTCGCGGCCGTGCTGGTTTATCTCAGCCTGCAATGGCTGCTGGTGCGGCCGATGCGCCGGATCACCGAGGACATGGTCGCCTTCCGCGCCGATCCCGAAGGCCCGGTTCCCCATCCGGCGGAGCCGACGCGCAGCGACGAAATCGGCATCGCCAGCCGGGAATTGGCGACCATGCAGGCGGATCTGCGCGCGGCGTTGCGTCAGAAGACCCGGCTCGCGACGCTCGGCGCCGCCGTCGCCAAGGTCAATCACGATCTCCGCAACACGCTGGCGACCGCGATGCTCGTCTCCGACCGTCTCGCCGACAGCGACGATCCCGAGGTGCGCAAGGTGGCGCCGCGCCTTTACGACGCCATGCAGCGCGCGGTCAGCCTGTGCAGCCGGACGCTCAATTTCGTTTCCGACAGCCGGCCCGCGTTGAAGATCGAAGCGGTGCTGGTCGGCGCGCTGGTCGAGGACGTGGCCTCGGAGTTGACCGGAAAATTCGATTCGGCGCGGGTCACGACCGAGGCCGAAGCCGGTTTCGCCGTCGTCGCCGACCGCGAACAGTTGCGCCGCGCGCTCGCCAACCTGATCCTCAACGCATTCCAGGCCGGCGCGCGCAACGTTCGCGTGTCCGCCGTCGCGGACGGGGGCTTGGCGCGAATCCGGATCGCCGACGACGGCCGGGGATTCGATCCGGGCGCGCGCGAGCGGCTGTTCCAGCCCTTCGTCGGCTCGGGCCGCCGCGAGGGCACCGGGCTCGGGCTGCCCATCGCCCGCGACATCGCTCACGCCCACGGC
This window of the Rhodospirillales bacterium genome carries:
- a CDS encoding endonuclease domain-containing protein — its product is MPNRNARVLRKTMTDAERRLWSILRGRRLAGYKFRRQHPVNPYILDFACVECRLAVEADGGQHAGNEADRRRVALLRARGWRVLRLWNNDILANIDGVVGIILRTLESTKTPRIPKPSPSRP
- a CDS encoding TVP38/TMEM64 family protein encodes the protein MTDQPVPPDSPPPRFSPKFSVTRLLPIGALLGGLALFFLLGLDRYVSFKVLGAHFADLKNWVEAHGAFALAAFGAVYAAMVAFSIPGALVLTLAGAMLFGAAANAAVVIIAATVGACAVFLAARFGLGEPLRARAGPFLKKMEAGFRANAFSYMLVLRLVPLFPFWLVNLAPAFLGVGLPTFAVATAIGIAPGTVVFSVIGEGLGGVVAAGGDIDPGKILTPTMIAALIALAALALVPVAFKRWQAKRAERSMSGTMGGGT
- a CDS encoding dihydrolipoamide dehydrogenase, with the translated sequence MSEILTPDLCVIGAGSGGLSVAAGASQMGASVVLIERARMGGDCLNYGCVPSKSLIAAAHAAHVARAAERFGVRAGPLAIDGAAVFKRVHDVIAAIAPTDSVERFEGLGVKVIKAHARFTGPNRVRADDVEIRARRFVVATGSSPMVPPIPGLDRVPHLTNESVFDLDAVPERLIVLGGGPIGIELAQAFRRLGARVAVIEMQTILGRDDPELADVVRRQLAREGVELFEKAPAESVERTTHNGGDGIAVAVGGETPTRVEGTHLLVAVGRRPNVKDLGLDLAGVSVEPKGIVVDARLRTTNRRVFAIGDAAGGLQFTHVAGFHAGIVLRNILFRLPARADRAAIPRVTYTDPELAQVGLTEAEAMARHDGVRILRWSMHDNDRAQAEGATEGLVKAVIGRRGRILGAGIAAAHAGELIQPWTLAIANGLRIGAMASVVAPYPTLGEASKRAAGSYYTPTLFGDRTKAIVRLLARLG
- a CDS encoding HAMP domain-containing histidine kinase — protein: MTIRPRARFGLSVRLLGLTVVFVMVAEVLIWAPSISNFRKTWLEERITRAYLATIAYAALPDDAPLRALGQQLLLNTGLHGIGLTRDGHRSLMVMDDMPPGIDLVVDLRQRMFVRWIGEALEALWGDGKRVLRVIGHPEGAPDALIEIVLDEGPLRAAMLAFSWRILTLSIAISLFAAVLVYLSLQWLLVRPMRRITEDMVAFRADPEGPVPHPAEPTRSDEIGIASRELATMQADLRAALRQKTRLATLGAAVAKVNHDLRNTLATAMLVSDRLADSDDPEVRKVAPRLYDAMQRAVSLCSRTLNFVSDSRPALKIEAVLVGALVEDVASELTGKFDSARVTTEAEAGFAVVADREQLRRALANLILNAFQAGARNVRVSAVADGGLARIRIADDGRGFDPGARERLFQPFVGSGRREGTGLGLPIARDIAHAHGGDLTLFETGPQGTTFELTLPLPES